A stretch of Labrus mixtus chromosome 7, fLabMix1.1, whole genome shotgun sequence DNA encodes these proteins:
- the mafbb gene encoding v-maf avian musculoaponeurotic fibrosarcoma oncogene homolog Bb: MTAESHSHLGLQKTNMDFVSDFDLMKFGVKKEAIQGIERSFMGPCSQLQRPASVSSTPASTPCNSVPSSPNLNPNEQRNNPGNDQFWVPNNGGYPQQMYPQAFGLTPEDAMEALIGATAQQGHPSATHSHHGPPPFQAEYDGYGNLSEPVQHYPGLPGHSDVQGIPSSHCHDPFLKDDLGSPESPDDQQVLGAHHHVPQHSRHDRRSNADSFSDDQLVSMSVRELNRLLRGLGKDEVMRLKQKRRTLKNRGYAQSCRYKRVQQKHVLEHEKTSLVSQVEQLKHELGRLIRERDAYKQKCEKLSGANCYHETGSTSDNPSSPEYLM, translated from the coding sequence ATGACCGCTGAGTCGCATTCGCATTTGGGACTGCAGAAAACTAACATGGATTTTGTGAGCGACTTTGACTTGATGAAGTTCGGCGTCAAAAAGGAGGCGATACAGGGGATAGAGCGCTCCTTCATGGGGCCGTGTAGCCAGCTCCAGAGACCAGCCTCTGTCTCCTCCACTCCTGCCAGCACACCTTGTAACTCAGTGCCCTCATCACCAAACCTAAATCCAAACGAGCAGAGAAATAACCCCGGGAACGACCAGTTCTGGGTACCAAACAACGGGGGTTACCCACAGCAAATGTACCCTCAAGCTTTTGGTCTGACCCCCGAGGACGCAATGGAGGCCTTAATCGGCGCCACGGCGCAGCAGGGACACCCCTCTGCAACTCACAGTCACCACGGTCCGCCACCTTTTCAAGCTGAATACGACGGCTACGGAAATCTGAGCGAGCCTGTCCAGCACTACCCGGGACTACCAGGTCACTCCGACGTGCAAGGCATACCTAGCAGTCACTGCCATGACCCCTTTCTCAAAGATGACCTGGGAAGCCCCGAATCGCCGGATGACCAGCAGGTCCTCGGTGCGCACCACCACGTCCCGCAGCACAGCCGCCACGACCGGCGATCCAACGCCGATAGCTTCTCAGACGACCAGCTGGTGTCCATGTCCGTCAGAGAGCTCAACCGGCTGCTCAGAGGCCTCGGCAAGGACGAGGTGATGCGTCTGAAGCAGAAGCGCCGGACCCTGAAAAACAGGGGTTACGCACAGTCCTGCCGCTACAAGCGCGTGCAGCAGAAGCATGTCTTGGAGCACGAGAAAACCAGCCTGGTGTCACAGGTTGAACAGCTGAAACATGAACTCGGCAGACTGATCCGGGAGAGAGatgcatacaaacaaaaatgtgagAAACTGTCCGGTGCAAACTGTTACCACGAAACTGGGTCCACCAGTGACAATCCTTCCTCCCCTGAGTATTTAATGTGA